The following coding sequences lie in one Flagellimonas eckloniae genomic window:
- a CDS encoding putative LPS assembly protein LptD: MQSNKHILVFLFILIGWTINLKAQEGDFIKPLPIKAHQDSITAPLLPINILNDSIPLDSLEIDSVGGKKPLLLDQIKYKAKDYVKLSQSDNKIYLYNEAEIYYQDTELKAGVIVMDYIKNEVYAGRLRDSTGTYSQLPFFKQGSNEVRPDSIRFNFDTQKALIWNSRTEQQAGLGQLGSDAMKVYAEVTKKENDSVYFLSEGKLTTSKDTIDPDYYIRIRKAKFVPKKKIIAGYSNLYIVDVPTPIALPFAYFPLTVGRTAGLIFPTFGNDPNRGYFLQNGGYYLPISDYVDLSVTGDFYTNGSYGFRTQSIYAKRYKYRGNVNFSYENIITSQKGFDDFSRSSSYNIRISHSQDTKASPNSRFSASVNLGSSQFFTNSLNQINRANTQTNTFASSISYSKTFPEYPSVNTSLTLTHTQNTRTEESVINMSLPTFQASMERIFPFAKRDGLKKGIIQNVNFQYDVNAQNSITTTEEDFFTSEMFDGARVGARHRIPVSTNFKVAKYLSVGLSGNYEDVWSLETISRRYDDDLEEVVTDTIAGFDRFNRYSFSTSIGTTVYGTFNFGEDKKIQAIRHVMRPSISYSYAPSFEQFYNTYTDEDGDEVQYTPFENSIYGRPSLSKGNSIGFSLQNTLEAKVKDKDSTATEPRKVSILSNLNLSTSYNFEADSLKLSPISLSGGTEIIKNVPINFSATLDPYAIDNNGTRINTFNINNGGGLLRLTSARVNTGFSIDSEMFKKGGDKKREKPEKEEPDYGANPFELQGARDGEPHFKKDEEDSGDTENPIYASKIPWDMRLTYVATYSNSNRQNEITNHSLMFSGNVQLSPKWEVGFNSGYDIKNKGFADTRLNFKRDLDSFRLSFDWTPFGRFERWYFFIGIKSSILSDLKWENRSQR; this comes from the coding sequence TTGCAATCAAACAAACATATTTTAGTTTTCCTATTTATTCTCATTGGCTGGACAATAAATCTTAAGGCTCAGGAGGGCGATTTTATTAAGCCCTTACCAATAAAAGCCCATCAGGATAGCATAACCGCACCGCTTTTACCCATCAATATTTTAAATGATTCCATTCCTCTTGATTCTTTAGAGATTGATTCCGTTGGAGGAAAAAAACCGCTCTTATTAGATCAGATAAAATACAAAGCTAAAGACTATGTGAAGCTTAGTCAAAGTGACAACAAAATATACCTTTATAACGAAGCCGAAATATATTATCAGGACACAGAGCTTAAAGCTGGTGTAATTGTCATGGATTATATTAAAAATGAGGTGTATGCCGGTAGATTAAGGGATTCTACTGGAACCTATTCACAACTTCCATTTTTTAAACAGGGAAGCAATGAGGTAAGGCCAGATTCCATTCGATTTAATTTTGATACGCAAAAAGCATTAATCTGGAACTCAAGAACAGAACAGCAAGCTGGCCTGGGGCAATTGGGCAGCGATGCCATGAAAGTGTATGCAGAAGTCACCAAAAAAGAGAATGATTCTGTTTATTTTCTGAGTGAGGGGAAATTGACCACATCCAAGGATACTATTGATCCTGACTACTATATAAGAATACGGAAAGCCAAATTTGTTCCAAAAAAGAAGATTATAGCCGGCTATAGTAATTTATATATTGTGGATGTTCCAACCCCAATTGCTCTTCCTTTTGCCTACTTTCCATTGACCGTGGGAAGAACTGCAGGATTGATTTTTCCAACATTTGGTAATGATCCCAACAGAGGTTATTTCCTGCAAAATGGAGGGTATTATTTACCCATCAGTGATTATGTGGACTTGAGTGTTACTGGGGATTTCTACACCAACGGCAGTTATGGTTTTAGAACGCAGTCCATCTATGCAAAACGCTATAAATACAGAGGAAATGTCAATTTTAGTTATGAAAATATCATCACCAGTCAAAAAGGGTTTGATGATTTTAGTCGTAGTAGTAGCTACAATATTAGGATAAGTCATTCCCAAGATACTAAGGCCAGCCCAAATTCACGTTTTTCTGCATCTGTAAACCTTGGTAGCAGTCAATTTTTCACCAATTCTTTGAATCAAATAAACAGAGCTAATACGCAGACCAACACATTTGCTTCGTCTATAAGCTATTCAAAGACTTTTCCAGAATACCCATCTGTAAATACGAGTCTCACCTTAACGCACACACAAAATACAAGAACGGAAGAGAGTGTCATCAATATGTCCCTACCCACTTTCCAGGCTAGCATGGAACGTATTTTTCCATTTGCCAAACGTGATGGTCTGAAAAAGGGAATTATCCAAAATGTGAATTTTCAATATGATGTAAATGCACAGAATAGTATAACCACAACCGAAGAGGATTTCTTCACAAGTGAAATGTTTGATGGTGCACGTGTTGGTGCTAGACACAGAATACCAGTTTCCACCAACTTCAAAGTGGCTAAATATCTCAGCGTGGGCCTATCAGGAAACTATGAGGACGTTTGGTCATTGGAGACCATAAGCCGCAGGTATGATGACGATTTAGAAGAAGTGGTTACAGATACTATTGCCGGATTTGACCGATTCAACCGATATAGTTTCAGTACAAGTATTGGTACAACGGTATATGGTACGTTTAACTTTGGAGAAGACAAAAAAATACAGGCCATTCGCCATGTCATGAGGCCATCAATTAGTTATAGCTATGCCCCATCATTTGAACAGTTTTATAATACCTACACCGATGAGGACGGTGATGAAGTCCAATATACACCTTTTGAAAACAGCATTTATGGACGTCCTTCCTTAAGCAAGGGCAATTCTATAGGTTTTTCATTACAAAATACACTCGAGGCAAAAGTAAAAGACAAAGATTCAACAGCTACTGAACCAAGGAAAGTAAGTATTCTTAGCAATCTTAACTTATCCACGAGTTATAATTTTGAGGCAGATTCTCTAAAATTGAGCCCTATAAGCCTTAGCGGTGGTACTGAAATCATTAAGAATGTTCCAATTAATTTTTCAGCCACATTAGATCCCTACGCTATCGATAATAACGGAACACGTATCAATACCTTTAATATCAATAATGGGGGTGGGCTTTTAAGGTTAACCTCCGCACGGGTAAATACAGGCTTTTCCATAGACAGTGAAATGTTTAAAAAAGGTGGTGATAAAAAAAGGGAGAAACCTGAAAAAGAGGAACCTGATTATGGCGCAAACCCGTTTGAACTTCAAGGTGCACGTGATGGAGAGCCGCATTTTAAAAAGGATGAGGAGGATTCCGGAGATACTGAAAATCCAATCTATGCCTCAAAAATTCCATGGGATATGCGGCTTACCTATGTTGCCACATATAGCAATAGCAATAGGCAAAATGAGATAACTAATCATTCCCTGATGTTTTCCGGAAACGTACAACTTTCACCCAAGTGGGAAGTAGGTTTTAATTCGGGATATGATATAAAAAATAAAGGTTTTGCGGATACCCGACTAAATTTTAAAAGAGATTTGGACAGTTTCCGTTTAAGTTTTGATTGGACACCTTTTGGAAGGTTTGAACGATGGTATTTCTTTATTGGAATAAAAAGTTCCATTCTTAGTGACCTTAAGTGGGAAAATAGAAGTCAGCGATAA
- a CDS encoding RidA family protein, with translation MKKIINTPNAPAPIGPYNQATLMNGTLYISGQIPIDPATGNLVEGDIKKETTQSMENLKAILDEAGMTFDHVVKTSIFIKDMNQFSEINEAYGAYFDAETAPARETVEVANLPKFVNVEISMIAVK, from the coding sequence ATGAAAAAAATAATCAATACTCCAAATGCACCTGCTCCAATTGGACCTTATAATCAAGCGACACTCATGAACGGTACACTTTATATTTCTGGACAGATTCCAATTGATCCAGCAACTGGAAATTTGGTTGAAGGTGATATCAAAAAGGAAACAACACAGTCAATGGAAAATTTAAAGGCAATATTGGATGAAGCAGGAATGACCTTTGATCATGTAGTGAAAACTTCAATTTTCATTAAGGACATGAATCAGTTTTCTGAAATAAATGAGGCTTATGGGGCCTATTTTGATGCTGAAACCGCACCTGCAAGAGAGACTGTTGAAGTTGCCAATCTTCCTAAATTTGTTAATGTTGAAATCTCTATGATAGCGGTTAAATAG
- a CDS encoding N-acetylglucosamine kinase → MILIVDSGATKSDWIALNDKGEQLFLTQTLGLSPEVLTREVIEDRLANNFEISKNKDAVKQLYFYSAGCGTDRMKGFMKEIFRDFFPNAKTEVREDTYAAIYATTNMGQQSIVCILGTGSNCSYYDGHQLFQKVTSLGYILMDDASGNFFGRKLLRDYYFHKMPQDLGIQFAKQFDLDADVIKEHLYKQPNPNTYLATFARFIIENKEHPYCKGVIEKGLQQFVNNYIMQFELATKVPISFVGSIAHFLKDELTTILERNDLILGVIRRRPIDGLVDFHRQTI, encoded by the coding sequence ATGATATTGATTGTTGATAGCGGGGCAACCAAATCCGATTGGATTGCGTTAAATGATAAAGGAGAACAATTATTTCTTACACAGACTCTTGGGCTTAGTCCAGAAGTATTGACTCGCGAAGTTATTGAAGACCGTTTGGCCAATAACTTTGAGATTTCCAAGAATAAAGACGCGGTAAAACAATTGTATTTTTACAGTGCGGGATGCGGTACAGATAGAATGAAGGGTTTTATGAAGGAAATTTTCAGGGATTTCTTTCCAAATGCAAAAACGGAAGTCCGGGAAGATACATATGCAGCTATTTACGCTACAACCAACATGGGGCAGCAAAGTATAGTCTGTATTTTAGGAACAGGATCTAATTGTAGCTATTATGATGGTCATCAATTATTTCAAAAGGTAACTTCCCTAGGATATATTTTAATGGACGATGCAAGTGGTAATTTCTTCGGAAGAAAACTCTTGCGAGACTATTATTTTCACAAAATGCCCCAGGATTTGGGGATTCAATTTGCCAAACAATTTGATTTGGATGCTGATGTCATAAAAGAACATTTGTACAAACAGCCTAATCCAAATACCTATTTAGCCACATTTGCCCGCTTTATTATTGAAAATAAAGAGCATCCATATTGCAAAGGAGTCATTGAAAAAGGTTTACAACAATTCGTGAACAACTATATTATGCAGTTTGAACTGGCCACGAAGGTTCCCATTAGTTTTGTTGGAAGTATAGCACACTTTTTAAAGGACGAACTTACAACAATACTGGAGCGCAACGATTTGATTTTGGGAGTGATTAGAAGACGTCCCATAGATGGGTTGGTCGATTTTCATCGACAAACTATTTAA